One stretch of Euphorbia lathyris chromosome 7, ddEupLath1.1, whole genome shotgun sequence DNA includes these proteins:
- the LOC136201312 gene encoding flavonol synthase/flavanone 3-hydroxylase: MEVERVQGIATSFEATIPEAFIRSENEQPALTTVYGVNLSVPIIDMSDPDQEKVDRLMVDASKKWGMFQIVNHGIPNEVIRKLQSVGKEFFELSQSEKEVYAKKEGSIEGYGSSLQKEIEGKKGWVDHLFHRIWPPSAINYKFWPLNPPSYREVNEEYAKHLHGVSERLFRSLSIGLGLEENELKEAVGGEKLSYLLKINYYPPCPRPDLALGVVAHTDMSSFTILVPNDVQGLQASRDGKWYDVTYIANALVIHVGDQLEIVSNGKYKSVLHRTTVNKEKTRMSWPVFLEPPPDFEVGPHPKLVNNDNPPLFKTKKFSDYCYCKLNKIPQ, from the exons ATGGAGGTTGAAAGAGTTCAAGGCATTGCAACCTCATTTGAGGCAACAATTCCAGAAGCTTTCATAAGATCAGAAAATGAACAACCTGCACTCACAACCGTCTATGGTGTAAACCTGAGTGTACCAATCATAGATATGAGTGATCCAGATCAAGAAAAGGTGGACCGTTTGATGGTTGATGCAAGTAAAAAATGGGGGATGTTTCAGATAGTGAACCATGGAATACCTAATGAGGTTATAAGGAAATTGCAGAGTGTAGGGAAGGAGTTTTTTGAACTTTCTCAGAGTGAAAAAGAAGTTTATGCTAAAAAAGAAGGTTCCATTGAAGGTTATGGAAGTTCTCTTCAGAAAGAGATtgaagggaagaaaggttgggTTGATCATTTGTTTCATAGGATTTGGCCTCCTTCTGCTATTAATTACAAGTTTTGGCCTCTTAATCCTCCTTCTTACAG GGAGGTGAACGAGGAGTATGCAAAGCATCTACACGGAGTATCAGAAAGACTGTTTAGGAGCTTGTCAATAGGGTTAGGGCTCGAAGAGAATGAATTGAAAGAAGCAGTTGGGGGTGAAAAATTGAGTTATCTACTGAAAATAAACTATTATCCACCATGTCCAAGACCAGATTTAGCACTTGGTGTAGTGGCTCATACAGATATGAGTTCATTCACAATTTTAGTGCCAAATGATGTGCAAGGTCTTCAAGCTTCTAGAGATGGCAAATGGTATGATGTTACCTACATTGCTAATGCTTTGGTTATCCATGTTGGTGATCAACTTGAG ATAGTGAGCAATGGAAAGTACAAGAGTGTGCTACACAGAACAACAGTGAACAAGGAAAAGACGAGAATGTCCTGGCCAGTGTTTCTGGAACCTCCTCCTGATTTTGAAGTTGGTCCTCATCCTAAGCTTGTTAATAATGATAATCCACCCTTGTTTAAGACTAAGAAGTTCTCTGATTACTGTTATTGTAAGCTTAATAAGATCCCCCAGTAA
- the LOC136200419 gene encoding fluoride export protein 1-like isoform X1, with protein MSNVMENGNNDIILNLSGSRRSSRSSSLRRGSISLSRAASFQIDDDVESKSVSEAGDIGDRCLNSKRHSESGSIRFSFDNASEHGVVFPISEDNLRSHDSAIFDTTSSPVSPLPEGTISPLSTDAIVSKDKKQDEETSMVLPPILDLISCLFYLSVFGILGVLTRYLLQKLFGPSVAGVTSDHSILYLDLPSNMVGSFLMGWWGVVFKPDIARVSDHLAIGLTTGYLGSVTTFSGWNQKMLDLIVDGHWVFAAVGFLVGLFLAAYSIKYGIATAKSFKLLLENLNRNQTKPSSNWRVNSQKRHGAAMLVLGLILAILWSLSGALLKEEFNSGSSGSELWLACLVAAPGVWIRWFLARLNGQGLGKTGLLKWVPFGTLIANVSAACIMAALATLKKAVDTKTCNTIATGIQLGFLGCLSTVSTFIAEYHAMEESIKPWRASAYCLTTILVSFGLGILIYAVPVWTRGYH; from the exons ATGTCTAAT GTCATGGAGAATGGGAATAATGATATTATACTGAATCTATCTGGATCTCGGAGAAGCAGTAGAAGTTCTTCACTTAGAAGGGGTTCTATAAGTTTATCCCGAGCTGCATCTTTTCAAATTGATGATGATGTTGAAAGTAAAAGTGTTTCAGAGGCAGGTGATATTGGGGATAGGTGTCTTAATAGCAAAAGGCACAGCGAGAGTGGCAGCATTCGCTTTTCTTTTGATAATGCATCAGAGCATGGAGTAGTGTTTCCCATTTCTGAGGACAATTTGAGGTCTCATGATTCTGCAATTTTCGATACAACATCATCCCCTGTGTCACCGTTGCCAGAAGGAACTATATCTCCTCTTTCCACTGATGCAATAGTGTCCAAGGACAAAAAACAA GATGAAGAGACATCGATGGTGTTGCCGCCAATATTGGACTTAATATCATGTCTCTTTTATCTCTCTGTTTTTGGAATCCTTGGG GTTTTAACAAGATATTTACTACAGAAACTTTTTGGGCCTAGTGTTGCTGGTGTAACAAGTGATCACAGCATTCTATATCTTGACCTTCCGTCCAACATG gttggttctttcttgatGGGATGGTGGGGTGTTGTTTTCAAACCAGATATTGCCCGAGTATCTGATCATCTAGCCATCGGATTAACAACTGGTTACTTGGGAAGTGTCACAACTTTCAGTGGTTGGAATCAGAAAATGCTTGATCTCATTGTTGATGGTCACTGGGTTTTTGCTGCTGTTGGCTTTCTCGTAG GCTTGTTCCTTGCAGCCTATTCCATCAAATACGGCATTGCAACAGCCAAGTCCTTCAAGTTACTCCTCGAAAATCTTAATAGAAACCAAACTAAACCTAGCAGCAACTGGAGGGTGAACAGCCAGAAGCGCCATGGAGCAGCTATGTTAGTTCTGGGGCTTATTCTAGCTATCTTATGGAGTTTGAGTGGAGCACTTTTAAAGGAGGAATTCAATAGTGGAAGCAGTGGGTCAGAACTATGGCTGGCTTGCTTAGTTGCAGCTCCAGGGGTTTGGATTAGGTGGTTCTTGGCACGGCTAAATGGTCAGGGCTTAGGAAAGACGGGCTTGCTAAAATGGGTTCCTTTTGGAACTCTAATTGCCAATGTTTCTGCAGCTTGTATCATGGCAGCACTTGCTACTCTAAAGAAAGCG GTAGATACCAAGACCTGCAATACCATTGCAACGGGAATACAGCTAGGATTCTTGGGTTGCCTGAGTACAGTTTCAACTTTCATTGCAGAGTACCATGCCATGGAAGAAAGTATTAAACCTTGGAGAGCTTCTGCTTACTGTCTAACCACCATACTCGTCTCCTTCGGTTTAGGAATCTTGATATATGCTGTACCTGTTTGGACACGAGGATATCATTAG
- the LOC136200419 gene encoding fluoride export protein 1-like isoform X2, producing the protein MENGNNDIILNLSGSRRSSRSSSLRRGSISLSRAASFQIDDDVESKSVSEAGDIGDRCLNSKRHSESGSIRFSFDNASEHGVVFPISEDNLRSHDSAIFDTTSSPVSPLPEGTISPLSTDAIVSKDKKQDEETSMVLPPILDLISCLFYLSVFGILGVLTRYLLQKLFGPSVAGVTSDHSILYLDLPSNMVGSFLMGWWGVVFKPDIARVSDHLAIGLTTGYLGSVTTFSGWNQKMLDLIVDGHWVFAAVGFLVGLFLAAYSIKYGIATAKSFKLLLENLNRNQTKPSSNWRVNSQKRHGAAMLVLGLILAILWSLSGALLKEEFNSGSSGSELWLACLVAAPGVWIRWFLARLNGQGLGKTGLLKWVPFGTLIANVSAACIMAALATLKKAVDTKTCNTIATGIQLGFLGCLSTVSTFIAEYHAMEESIKPWRASAYCLTTILVSFGLGILIYAVPVWTRGYH; encoded by the exons ATGGAGAATGGGAATAATGATATTATACTGAATCTATCTGGATCTCGGAGAAGCAGTAGAAGTTCTTCACTTAGAAGGGGTTCTATAAGTTTATCCCGAGCTGCATCTTTTCAAATTGATGATGATGTTGAAAGTAAAAGTGTTTCAGAGGCAGGTGATATTGGGGATAGGTGTCTTAATAGCAAAAGGCACAGCGAGAGTGGCAGCATTCGCTTTTCTTTTGATAATGCATCAGAGCATGGAGTAGTGTTTCCCATTTCTGAGGACAATTTGAGGTCTCATGATTCTGCAATTTTCGATACAACATCATCCCCTGTGTCACCGTTGCCAGAAGGAACTATATCTCCTCTTTCCACTGATGCAATAGTGTCCAAGGACAAAAAACAA GATGAAGAGACATCGATGGTGTTGCCGCCAATATTGGACTTAATATCATGTCTCTTTTATCTCTCTGTTTTTGGAATCCTTGGG GTTTTAACAAGATATTTACTACAGAAACTTTTTGGGCCTAGTGTTGCTGGTGTAACAAGTGATCACAGCATTCTATATCTTGACCTTCCGTCCAACATG gttggttctttcttgatGGGATGGTGGGGTGTTGTTTTCAAACCAGATATTGCCCGAGTATCTGATCATCTAGCCATCGGATTAACAACTGGTTACTTGGGAAGTGTCACAACTTTCAGTGGTTGGAATCAGAAAATGCTTGATCTCATTGTTGATGGTCACTGGGTTTTTGCTGCTGTTGGCTTTCTCGTAG GCTTGTTCCTTGCAGCCTATTCCATCAAATACGGCATTGCAACAGCCAAGTCCTTCAAGTTACTCCTCGAAAATCTTAATAGAAACCAAACTAAACCTAGCAGCAACTGGAGGGTGAACAGCCAGAAGCGCCATGGAGCAGCTATGTTAGTTCTGGGGCTTATTCTAGCTATCTTATGGAGTTTGAGTGGAGCACTTTTAAAGGAGGAATTCAATAGTGGAAGCAGTGGGTCAGAACTATGGCTGGCTTGCTTAGTTGCAGCTCCAGGGGTTTGGATTAGGTGGTTCTTGGCACGGCTAAATGGTCAGGGCTTAGGAAAGACGGGCTTGCTAAAATGGGTTCCTTTTGGAACTCTAATTGCCAATGTTTCTGCAGCTTGTATCATGGCAGCACTTGCTACTCTAAAGAAAGCG GTAGATACCAAGACCTGCAATACCATTGCAACGGGAATACAGCTAGGATTCTTGGGTTGCCTGAGTACAGTTTCAACTTTCATTGCAGAGTACCATGCCATGGAAGAAAGTATTAAACCTTGGAGAGCTTCTGCTTACTGTCTAACCACCATACTCGTCTCCTTCGGTTTAGGAATCTTGATATATGCTGTACCTGTTTGGACACGAGGATATCATTAG